A genomic window from Oceanobacillus timonensis includes:
- the purU gene encoding formyltetrahydrofolate deformylase: protein MYTDKRTDFYKDRYENRARLIIKCPDQPGIVSAISTFLWNQQANIVSSNQYTQNPKGGEFFMRLDFEYQPGTDIEKLKQEFQEIADRFQMEWRFSLVHELKNIAIFVSKEPHCLLELLWEWQSGDLMANIPVVISNHENSRQLVEGLGIDFYHLPITKETKQEVEAKQKEILEDYDIDLIVLARYMQILSPTFVDVFKNRIINIHHSFLPAFIGAKPYERAFERGVKMIGATSHYVTNDLDEGPIIEQGTEPVGHEHNVDDLKKIGQSIERRVLSQAVKWHLEDRIIVYGNKTIVFE, encoded by the coding sequence ATGTATACAGATAAACGGACAGATTTTTATAAAGACCGGTATGAGAATAGAGCGAGATTAATTATTAAATGTCCAGATCAGCCGGGCATTGTGTCAGCAATTTCTACGTTCTTATGGAACCAGCAGGCAAATATTGTATCGTCTAATCAATATACGCAAAATCCAAAAGGTGGCGAGTTTTTCATGCGCCTTGATTTTGAATATCAGCCTGGAACAGATATAGAAAAATTAAAGCAGGAATTTCAGGAAATTGCAGACCGTTTTCAAATGGAATGGCGTTTTAGCCTTGTCCACGAATTGAAAAATATCGCTATCTTTGTTTCCAAAGAGCCGCATTGTTTACTGGAGTTGTTATGGGAATGGCAAAGCGGTGATTTAATGGCAAATATTCCAGTTGTTATCAGTAATCATGAAAATTCCCGGCAATTGGTGGAAGGATTGGGGATTGATTTCTATCATCTGCCGATTACGAAAGAAACCAAACAAGAGGTAGAGGCGAAACAAAAAGAAATTTTAGAGGACTATGATATTGATTTAATTGTTCTGGCAAGGTATATGCAGATTCTTTCCCCAACCTTTGTAGATGTGTTTAAAAACAGAATTATTAATATCCATCATTCCTTCTTGCCGGCATTTATTGGGGCAAAGCCGTATGAACGAGCTTTTGAAAGAGGGGTAAAAATGATTGGGGCAACTTCTCACTATGTCACCAATGATTTGGATGAAGGTCCAATTATTGAGCAGGGAACAGAACCGGTCGGCCACGAACACAATGTCGATGATTTGAAAAAAATTGGACAGTCCATTGAACGCCGGGTGCTTTCGCAGGCTGTGAAATGGCATTTGGAAGATCGGATTATTGTATACGGAAATAAAACAATTGTATTTGAATAA